One genomic segment of Candidatus Angelobacter sp. includes these proteins:
- a CDS encoding cysteine peptidase family C39 domain-containing protein translates to MARHTGMNPWLETCGVILLGVVGFALGRWFSRLPRPYWTFGYFIPFILVLLIGLAYRVRTLEFVAPFSWLMAGRNEFALTALIGTMVLTTPLSRLPRRRDRVAITGLMILVVFQVSAWPFLAPAFNRSQLAALKTRMDSDNVCRQSTDYTCGPAAAVTALRRLGIPADESEVALLCGTSTAMGTPPDILCRSLQKRYGPDGLICEYRAFNSVGELKQSGCTLALMKFAFLVDHYVAVLEVDDHTVTVGDPLNGRQTLGHAEFARKWRFVGVTLKRKL, encoded by the coding sequence GTGGCTCGACATACCGGTATGAATCCGTGGCTGGAAACGTGCGGTGTAATTCTTCTGGGAGTCGTCGGCTTTGCACTGGGCCGCTGGTTCTCCCGACTGCCCCGGCCCTACTGGACGTTCGGCTATTTCATTCCGTTTATTTTAGTCCTGCTGATCGGGCTTGCGTACCGGGTTCGCACACTGGAGTTCGTCGCGCCGTTTTCCTGGCTGATGGCCGGGCGCAACGAGTTTGCGCTGACGGCACTCATCGGCACGATGGTCTTGACGACGCCCCTGTCCCGTCTTCCGCGTCGTCGCGATCGCGTCGCGATTACGGGGTTGATGATCCTGGTGGTTTTCCAAGTCTCGGCATGGCCGTTTCTCGCGCCCGCATTCAACCGCAGTCAACTGGCGGCGCTTAAAACTCGGATGGATTCCGACAATGTCTGCCGGCAGAGCACCGATTACACCTGCGGACCTGCCGCGGCCGTGACGGCGCTTCGGCGCCTGGGAATCCCGGCGGACGAAAGTGAAGTCGCGCTCCTCTGTGGCACGAGCACTGCAATGGGAACGCCGCCGGACATACTTTGCCGTTCCCTGCAGAAACGTTACGGGCCCGACGGACTGATTTGCGAATATCGAGCGTTCAATTCAGTAGGCGAACTCAAACAATCGGGCTGCACGCTCGCGTTGATGAAGTTCGCCTTTCTGGTGGACCACTACGTTGCCGTGCTCGAAGTGGACGACCATACCGTGACCGTCGGCGACCCTCTCAACGGCAGGCAAACGCTGGGTCACGCCGAATTTGCCCG